One stretch of Myxococcales bacterium DNA includes these proteins:
- a CDS encoding queuosine precursor transporter yields the protein MAEEQHSNQENHQGHQRHQGHQLHPIEASKLQARRERVFLVLAGVFLGSMTMLNILGISRFIDLSFNVFGLQIPMALAVGVLPYPITFLCTDFISELYGRKRANFVVWVGVLLNGMVVGFLWLGGALPPFPDLDVATGLPPTDAYDFAFFRIRQLTMGAVTASMVAYLAAQFCDVYLFHFWKNLTRGKHLWLRNNGSTLVSQFIDTFAVITITHFYANGLPVDAASPIWPQLWVFIASGYVFKLIIALVDTLPFYVGVHYLSQYLEVDPSAEHASQK from the coding sequence ATGGCCGAGGAACAGCATTCAAATCAAGAAAACCACCAAGGACACCAACGACACCAAGGACACCAACTACACCCCATCGAAGCGTCGAAACTCCAGGCGCGGCGCGAACGCGTCTTTCTCGTACTCGCTGGAGTTTTCCTGGGCTCGATGACGATGCTCAACATTTTGGGCATCTCGCGCTTTATCGATCTTTCGTTCAACGTGTTCGGCCTTCAGATCCCCATGGCGTTGGCGGTCGGCGTGCTTCCCTATCCGATCACGTTTCTCTGCACGGACTTCATCAGCGAACTCTACGGTCGGAAGCGCGCCAACTTCGTGGTCTGGGTGGGGGTGTTGTTGAACGGCATGGTGGTGGGCTTCTTATGGCTCGGCGGCGCGCTACCTCCGTTTCCCGACCTCGATGTGGCCACCGGACTCCCGCCGACCGATGCCTACGACTTTGCATTTTTTCGTATCCGTCAACTCACCATGGGTGCGGTAACGGCATCGATGGTCGCCTACCTGGCGGCGCAATTTTGCGACGTCTATTTGTTTCACTTCTGGAAGAACCTCACCCGGGGCAAGCATCTCTGGCTGCGAAACAACGGCTCGACCCTGGTGAGCCAGTTCATCGACACGTTTGCGGTGATCACAATCACACACTTTTATGCGAACGGATTGCCGGTCGATGCCGCCAGCCCGATTTGGCCACAATTGTGGGTTTTTATTGCATCGGGCTATGTATTCAAGCTGATCATCGCCCTGGTCGATACACTTCCCTTCTACGTGGGCGTCCACTATTTGAGCCAATACCTGGAAGTGGACCCCAGTGCCGAGCACGCGAGCCAGAAGTGA
- a CDS encoding phenylacetate--CoA ligase family protein: MRSISDLAERYIFDYLPVFTQNLAISAAGQRRFLNRFSDHFHNTLGKWQETIHGPVAVLKEIQRERLVRLVERAREHSPFYQNLPAPSYAADAEEAIEETLSRIPILSKSVYRENTDAIVTRDIPQRTLRRGMTSGTTGTALRLYYTRETEAEEYATVWRLREQLGVGLYDLHFTFTGKVVVPVTQTKAPFWRNNSYNNQLLFSLYHMSPDNLELYVDQLHETDARYANGYPSGLHLVARNMLAAGTTLPRGQLKAVFTSSESLLAFQRRDIEEAFGAKVWDRYGSAEFAVSMTGCSEENLHVDMEFCIVEVEVMEETDEYVRGPLLVTGLSNNATPFLRYRIGDVGTRLKAPCPCGRPGDVFLDVDGRIEDFIVTPSGRRIGRMDHIFKSMSEVEEAQILQSSPDAIDVVFVPGRGFNAATEAKLRREFRSRVGGDVTVHLHSVTEIDREPNGKFRAVKSTIAKLADS, from the coding sequence ATGCGTTCGATATCAGATCTCGCGGAACGGTATATCTTTGACTACTTGCCCGTCTTTACCCAGAACCTGGCCATCAGTGCGGCGGGCCAGCGGCGCTTTCTAAACCGGTTCTCGGATCACTTTCACAACACGCTCGGGAAGTGGCAAGAAACGATCCACGGCCCGGTAGCCGTGTTGAAGGAAATTCAGCGCGAACGTTTGGTGCGTCTGGTGGAGCGCGCGCGCGAGCACTCTCCCTTCTATCAGAATCTTCCCGCGCCGTCGTACGCAGCGGATGCCGAGGAGGCGATTGAAGAGACCCTTTCGCGGATCCCCATTCTTTCGAAAAGCGTCTACCGCGAGAACACTGACGCGATCGTGACTCGAGACATTCCCCAGCGCACGCTCCGGCGCGGTATGACGAGCGGCACTACGGGTACGGCCCTGCGTCTTTACTATACCCGGGAAACGGAAGCGGAAGAGTATGCCACGGTGTGGCGCTTGCGCGAACAGCTGGGCGTCGGGCTCTACGACCTTCACTTCACCTTTACGGGCAAAGTCGTGGTGCCCGTGACCCAGACCAAGGCCCCTTTTTGGCGCAACAACAGTTACAACAACCAGTTGCTCTTTTCGCTTTACCACATGTCGCCGGACAACCTCGAACTCTACGTCGATCAACTCCACGAAACGGATGCCCGTTACGCCAATGGTTATCCCTCGGGTCTGCACCTGGTTGCCCGCAACATGCTCGCCGCGGGGACCACACTTCCGCGCGGGCAGCTCAAGGCGGTGTTCACTTCCTCGGAATCGCTGCTGGCGTTCCAGCGTCGGGACATCGAGGAAGCCTTTGGCGCCAAGGTGTGGGACCGCTACGGGAGTGCGGAGTTTGCGGTTTCGATGACGGGGTGCAGCGAGGAGAATCTCCACGTCGACATGGAGTTCTGCATCGTCGAGGTCGAGGTGATGGAAGAGACCGACGAATATGTTCGCGGCCCGTTGCTCGTAACGGGGCTCTCGAACAACGCGACCCCGTTTCTTCGTTACCGCATTGGAGACGTGGGCACGCGCCTCAAGGCCCCCTGTCCCTGCGGTAGACCGGGGGACGTCTTTCTCGATGTTGACGGTCGCATCGAAGATTTCATCGTGACGCCCTCCGGTCGCCGAATCGGGCGCATGGATCACATCTTCAAGTCGATGAGCGAGGTTGAAGAGGCGCAGATCCTGCAGAGCTCGCCCGATGCAATCGACGTCGTCTTTGTGCCGGGACGGGGATTCAACGCCGCAACCGAAGCGAAGCTACGGCGTGAATTTCGCTCTCGCGTTGGCGGCGATGTAACAGTGCACCTTCACAGCGTGACGGAAATTGACCGAGAGCCAAACGGCAAGTTCCGCGCGGTCAAGTCCACCATTGCAAAACTCGCAGACTCTTAG